The Moraxella osloensis genome contains a region encoding:
- a CDS encoding penicillin-binding transpeptidase domain-containing protein gives MTENQPPKDENSQETMNSGKLETVQNIDLDNPSPTDSINALDDRETAMPSNSSKKAKTIKDDSRPASFRVSQALYKTILTNLQVILVVFVVGLIGWVAWYLSPLTASNTTYNAEANENAVSLVVDNLGMADVVNQANSQNTNTQSANANLSSSVNATPAKTCDLTQPKNQARFTDSINRVNQSLLSLYQQKRLANQYQLQTASLWQQACEQHINEDALAFALKTLASPERLLQLQWREQQPNRRNQNDPNVAHMPTNWLTQTNPWYGLPGCVYIKTAKTADNQTGYLYVDNRSNTMTDTGDVDPLTQLCNNPRLIPVSVKSLLAKSLTGAATLPNAPASDSNNAFTKTKNDIQNQANGVLQTLQDKPTQDPTKRIASTSKTEVALPTNLGLMYSELSNIHARYFDRQLLDAYQSYQQKNDQRSWWQKLTAPPINSINVDGSDIKIGYNMALTLDPAVQTTAQQVADCVTNNPNAADCNSVLSPALQNVADGMYENALVRSIGIAVIDVKTQGVLALASADSNCYRVDNGDTTIKPTGCPILWKKDWSKQNLMNHALYQTVYPGSTVKTVQALALVRANPRFKNMQTPEAQYLKQVMASSSTEKVANFLYCHRTTSAMSLQRDRQGVCPGMPAFKKASDDMGWSVNCADKGGVNCGFKDLLFGKAYNSDPMLQSRYFSGVLLTDGKQDYTTKQLQFTESQVASCVKANGGRMNGACRQGGDMLNASMNQVFGAGNAKTSVLGVSDMFANLLIADNGATQRRGVHLIEDLWGVNQIPLRPKAWRGDAQSQETLTTATSQLGATPLGINQSDARGALNLLSGTLLAGTGLGGGNGTAFAACNQAIGSCAWTQGVIVGKTGTPGFNYPTRQNGRSFYTPNVTASMVANLCNNADIRAGKAQPSVACYARPYKWFVYGLKDKNGKWDKAVAVLVERNWTKNGLVDDPRDGINRAVQAGMILAKQMYQSSAISHPTNDKPLADLVASPATDTTQAVKKTQTH, from the coding sequence GCGATGCCTAGCAACTCGTCTAAAAAAGCCAAAACAATTAAAGATGACAGCCGTCCTGCCAGTTTTCGGGTTTCTCAAGCGCTTTACAAAACCATTTTGACCAACTTACAAGTGATTTTGGTGGTGTTTGTTGTCGGTCTTATCGGCTGGGTGGCGTGGTATCTCTCGCCCTTAACCGCCTCAAATACCACCTACAATGCAGAGGCGAACGAAAACGCCGTGTCACTTGTCGTCGATAACCTGGGTATGGCGGATGTGGTCAACCAAGCCAACAGCCAAAATACTAATACCCAAAGTGCAAACGCTAATCTATCAAGTTCGGTCAATGCCACGCCTGCCAAAACGTGCGATTTAACTCAGCCAAAAAACCAAGCCCGTTTTACCGACAGTATCAACCGCGTCAATCAAAGTCTGCTCAGCTTGTATCAGCAAAAACGTCTAGCCAACCAATACCAACTGCAAACTGCCAGCCTTTGGCAACAAGCCTGTGAGCAACATATCAACGAAGACGCGTTAGCCTTTGCGCTAAAAACGCTTGCTAGCCCGGAGCGATTGTTGCAACTACAATGGCGAGAACAACAGCCCAATCGCCGCAATCAAAACGACCCCAATGTCGCCCATATGCCAACCAATTGGCTCACCCAAACCAACCCTTGGTATGGGCTGCCGGGCTGTGTGTATATCAAAACCGCCAAAACGGCGGACAATCAAACAGGCTACCTGTACGTCGATAATCGTAGCAATACCATGACTGACACAGGTGACGTTGACCCATTAACCCAGCTTTGTAACAACCCTAGATTGATTCCGGTGTCAGTCAAATCCTTGTTGGCGAAATCATTGACAGGGGCGGCGACTTTACCCAATGCACCAGCATCTGACTCCAACAATGCTTTTACTAAAACCAAAAACGATATTCAGAACCAAGCCAATGGCGTGCTGCAAACCCTCCAAGACAAACCCACGCAAGACCCGACAAAACGGATTGCCTCCACCAGCAAAACCGAGGTTGCTTTGCCGACCAACCTAGGGTTGATGTATAGCGAATTGTCCAACATCCACGCCAGGTATTTTGACCGCCAGTTATTGGACGCTTATCAAAGCTACCAACAAAAAAATGATCAACGCAGCTGGTGGCAAAAACTCACGGCACCGCCAATCAATAGTATCAATGTCGATGGCTCAGATATCAAAATCGGCTACAACATGGCGTTAACCCTGGATCCCGCCGTACAGACCACCGCCCAGCAAGTAGCCGATTGTGTTACCAATAATCCCAATGCCGCGGACTGTAATAGCGTGCTGTCGCCTGCGTTGCAAAACGTCGCGGATGGCATGTATGAGAACGCCTTGGTACGCAGTATCGGTATCGCGGTGATTGATGTCAAAACCCAAGGCGTGCTTGCCCTTGCTAGCGCTGACTCCAACTGCTACCGTGTCGATAATGGCGATACCACGATTAAGCCCACAGGTTGCCCGATACTGTGGAAAAAAGACTGGAGCAAGCAAAACCTCATGAACCATGCGTTATACCAAACCGTGTACCCAGGTTCGACCGTTAAAACCGTACAAGCATTGGCACTGGTACGCGCCAATCCACGGTTTAAAAATATGCAAACCCCTGAAGCGCAATATCTCAAACAAGTGATGGCAAGCTCCTCTACCGAAAAAGTGGCGAACTTTTTATATTGTCACCGTACCACCAGTGCGATGTCATTGCAACGTGACCGACAAGGCGTTTGCCCAGGTATGCCCGCCTTTAAAAAAGCCAGTGATGACATGGGCTGGAGTGTGAATTGTGCCGATAAAGGGGGCGTGAATTGTGGGTTTAAAGATTTATTGTTTGGTAAAGCCTATAATAGCGACCCGATGCTACAAAGCCGCTATTTTTCAGGCGTACTGCTCACCGATGGCAAGCAAGATTACACCACCAAGCAATTACAATTTACCGAAAGCCAAGTGGCAAGCTGTGTCAAAGCCAATGGCGGACGTATGAACGGGGCGTGTCGTCAAGGGGGCGATATGCTCAATGCCAGCATGAACCAAGTGTTTGGCGCAGGTAATGCCAAAACCTCGGTACTGGGTGTGTCGGATATGTTTGCCAATCTGCTGATTGCTGATAATGGCGCGACCCAGCGTCGTGGCGTGCATTTAATTGAGGATTTGTGGGGTGTCAATCAAATTCCACTGCGCCCTAAAGCCTGGCGAGGCGATGCCCAAAGTCAAGAGACATTGACCACAGCTACCAGCCAACTCGGCGCCACGCCACTGGGCATCAACCAATCTGACGCTCGTGGTGCGCTCAATTTATTATCAGGTACGCTGCTAGCAGGCACAGGCTTGGGCGGCGGCAATGGCACAGCTTTTGCTGCTTGTAACCAAGCGATTGGTAGCTGTGCCTGGACACAGGGCGTGATAGTGGGCAAAACAGGCACACCCGGCTTTAACTACCCAACCCGCCAAAACGGTCGCAGCTTTTATACCCCGAATGTCACCGCCAGTATGGTGGCAAATCTGTGTAACAATGCGGACATTCGCGCAGGCAAAGCTCAGCCATCGGTGGCGTGTTATGCTCGTCCGTATAAATGGTTTGTCTATGGGCTAAAAGATAAAAATGGCAAATGGGATAAAGCAGTAGCGGTATTGGTTGAACGTAACTGGACTAAAAATGGCTTGGTCGATGACCCTCGCGATGGCATTAACCGAGCGGTACAGGCAGGCATGATATTAGCCAAACAGATGTATCAAAGCTCAGCGATTAGCCATCCTACCAACGACAAACCGCTGGCGGATTTAGTGGCTAGTCCAGCCACTGATACTACGCAAGCTGTGAAAAAAACACAAACCCATTAA